A window of the Pongo abelii isolate AG06213 chromosome 10, NHGRI_mPonAbe1-v2.0_pri, whole genome shotgun sequence genome harbors these coding sequences:
- the LOC129049287 gene encoding basic salivary proline-rich protein 1-like: protein MLVILLSVALLALSSAENLNEGKTEGGEDVLVTQSDKNLLQLFSESCVGFYSVFLLSLSPPGKPQGPPPQGGNQPQGPPPPPGKPQGPPPQGGNKPPGPPPPGKPQGPPPQGGSKSRSSRSPPGKPQGPPPQGGNQPQGPPPPPGKPQGPPPQGGNKPPGPPPPGKPQGPPPQGGSKSRSSRSPPGKPQGPPPQGGNQPQGPPPPPGKPQGPPPQGGNKPPGPPPPGKPQGPPPQGGSKSRSSRSPPGKPQGPPPQGGNQPQGPPPPPGKPQGPPPQGGNQPQGPPPPPGKPQGPPPQGGSKSRSSRSPPGKPQGPPPQGGNQPQGPPPPPGKPQGPPPPGGNNPQGPPPPAGGNPRQPRAPPAGQPQGPPPPPQGGRPSRPPQGQPPQ from the coding sequence CTTGTTACCCAATCTGATAAAAATTTACTGCAGCTATTCAGTGAATCTTGTGTGGGCTTTTACTCTGTCTTTCTCTTGTCTCTTTCTCCTCCAGGAAAGCCACAAGGACCACCCCCACAAGGAGGCAACCAGCCCCAAggtcccccacctcctccaggaaagcCACAAGGACCACCCCCACAAGGAGGCAACAAACCTCCCGGTCCCCCACCTCCAGGAAAGCCACAAGGACCACCCCCACAAGGAGGCAGCAAGTCCCGAAGTTCCCGATCTCCTCCAGGAAAGCCACAAGGACCACCCCCACAAGGAGGAAACCAGCCCCAAggtcccccacctcctccaggaaagcCACAAGGACCACCCCCACAAGGAGGCAACAAACCTCCAGGTCCCCCACCTCCAGGAAAGCCACAAGGACCACCCCCACAAGGAGGCAGCAAGTCCCGAAGTTCCCGATCTCCTCCAGGAAAGCCACAAGGACCACCCCCACAAGGAGGCAACCAGCCCCAAggtcccccacctcctccaggaaagcCACAAGGACCACCCCCACAAGGAGGCAACAAACCTCCCGGTCCCCCACCTCCAGGAAAGCCACAAGGACCACCCCCACAAGGAGGCAGCAAGTCCCGAAGTTCCCGATCTCCTCCAGGAAAGCCACAAGGACCACCCCCACAAGGAGGCAACCAGCCCCAAggtcccccacctcctccaggaaagcCACAAGGACCACCCCCACAAGGAGGCAACCAGCCCCAAggtcccccacctcctccaggaaagcCACAAGGACCACCCCCACAAGGAGGCAGTAAGTCCCGAAGTTCCCGATCTCCTCCAGGAAAGCCACAAGGACCACCCCCACAAGGAGGCAACCAGCCCCAAggtcccccacctcctccaggaaagcCACAAGGACCACCCCCACCAGGAGGCAACAATCCTCAAGGTCCCCCACCTCCAGCAGGAGGCAATCCCCGGCAGCCCCGGGCACCTCCTGCTGGACAGCCCCAGGGACCACCACCCCCTCCTCAAGGGGGCAGACCTTCCAGACCTCCCCAGGGACAGCCTCCCCAGTAA